The Trichomycterus rosablanca isolate fTriRos1 chromosome 15, fTriRos1.hap1, whole genome shotgun sequence genome contains a region encoding:
- the LOC134328401 gene encoding histone H3, which yields MARTKQTARKSTGGKAPRKQLATKAARKSAPATGGVKKPHRYRPGTVALREIRRYQKSTELLIRKLPFQRLVREIAQDFKTDLRFQSSAVMALQEASEAYLVGLFEDTNLCAIHAKRVTIMPKDIQLARRIRGERA from the coding sequence ATGGCAAGAACCAAGCAGACCGCTCGTAAATCCACCGGTGGTAAAGCGCCGAGGAAGCAGCTCGCCACTAAGGCTGCCCGCAAGAGCGCCCCGGCTACTGGCGGTGTGAAGAAACCTCACCGTTACAGGCCAGGTACCGTGGCTCTGCGTGAAATCCGCCGTTATCAGAAGTCCACTGAGCTGCTCATCCGCAAGCTGCCCTTCCAGCGCCTGGTTAGAGAGATCGCTCAGGACTTTAAGACCGATCTGCGCTTCCAGAGTTCTGCCGTCATGGCTCTGCAGGAGGCCAGTGAGGCTTACCTGGTCGGCCTGTTCGAGGACACCAACCTGTGCGCCATCCATGCCAAGAGGGTGACCATCATGCCTAAGGACATCCAGCTGGCCCGCCGTATTCGCGGAGAGCGAGCTTAA
- the LOC134328980 gene encoding histone H2A-like, whose amino-acid sequence MSGRGKTGGKTRAKAKTRSSRAGLQFPVGRVHRLLRKGNYAERVGAGAPVYLAAVLEYLTAEILELAGNAARDNKKSRIIPRHLQLAVRNDEELNRLLGGVTIAQGGVLPNIQAVLLPKKTEKAAKAK is encoded by the coding sequence ATGAGTGGACGCGGAAAGACCGGTGGTAAGACTCGGGCTAAGGCCAAGACTCGCTCATCCCGTGCCGGCCTTCAGTTCCCCGTGGGCCGTGTTCACAGACTGCTACGTAAGGGTAATTACGCCGAGcgtgtgggagctggtgctcctgtctacttggctgccgtgctggagtatctgaccgctgagatcctcgagttggctggtaacgccgccagagataacaagaagtctcgtatcattcctcgtcatctgcagttggccgtgcgtaacgacgaggagttgaacagactgcttggaggtgtaaccatcgctcagggcggtgtgctgcctaacatccaggctgttctgttgcccaagaagaccgagaaagcagccaaggccaagtaa